A portion of the Rhodanobacter sp. AS-Z3 genome contains these proteins:
- a CDS encoding AarF/UbiB family protein has product MSEHASLSRYAQIGAFLLRYRRAGLFDGLDLDVQETTLAEQASQVPAGRPEQFVDDLEALGPTFIKIGQALSTRPDMIPPAYMSALERMQDDVVPVPVEQVRALVEQELGARIATLFSNFDDEPLAAGSIAQVHAATLRDGRAVVVKVQRPGIAQTLREDLAILDKLAGAAEKMTEMGRRYGFVDWVSELRHSLANEIDFELEADNLRRFAANLKCYPRLFVPQPVEDFTTTRVLTMDRVRGVKVTHIPSLRRIEQPMGAEAAELMRAYLDQVFVHGLVHADPHPGNVLLMDDQRLALFDLGMVARLTPRTRRHLLKLLLGAIGGNADQVGEISESMGTQLEDFQHGTYRRQLDQLVSSYVGFQGAKRGFSEGRLVLELARVGAACGLRPPPELSVLGKTLLNLEAVTNALDPQLDVRSLVEEHLQQVLRQQALDSMSPANLASEWLDMQELARHTPQHMAAILRTLAENRLRVRIEGLEESRMMESMQKIANRVATGIIIAALVVGAALVKGSDDGGRWLGLPYLSVIFLAVAAVLGVNLMISALRRDRKVERAADRETD; this is encoded by the coding sequence ATGAGTGAGCACGCCAGCCTTTCACGCTACGCGCAGATCGGCGCGTTCCTGCTGCGCTACCGACGGGCCGGCCTGTTCGATGGGCTGGATCTGGATGTGCAGGAAACTACATTGGCCGAGCAGGCCAGTCAGGTTCCGGCCGGCCGGCCGGAGCAATTCGTGGACGATCTCGAAGCGCTCGGCCCCACCTTCATCAAGATCGGCCAGGCACTTTCAACGCGTCCAGACATGATCCCGCCAGCCTACATGTCCGCGCTGGAGCGCATGCAGGACGACGTGGTACCGGTGCCGGTCGAGCAGGTGCGCGCGCTGGTGGAACAGGAACTGGGCGCACGCATCGCCACGCTTTTCAGCAACTTCGATGACGAACCGCTGGCTGCCGGATCGATCGCTCAGGTACACGCCGCGACCCTGCGCGATGGTCGCGCGGTGGTGGTAAAAGTACAGCGACCGGGCATCGCGCAAACGCTGCGCGAAGACCTCGCGATTCTGGACAAGCTCGCTGGTGCCGCGGAGAAGATGACTGAGATGGGCCGGCGCTATGGCTTTGTCGATTGGGTCAGCGAGCTGCGCCACAGCCTTGCCAATGAAATCGATTTCGAGCTGGAAGCGGACAACCTGCGACGCTTCGCCGCCAACCTGAAGTGCTATCCGCGACTATTCGTACCGCAGCCGGTGGAGGATTTCACGACCACCCGTGTGCTCACCATGGATCGCGTGCGCGGGGTCAAGGTCACCCACATACCGTCGCTGCGGCGCATCGAGCAACCGATGGGCGCCGAGGCGGCCGAGCTGATGCGTGCTTACCTGGACCAGGTGTTCGTACACGGTCTGGTTCACGCCGACCCTCATCCGGGCAACGTGCTGCTGATGGATGACCAGCGACTGGCCTTGTTTGACCTGGGCATGGTCGCGCGGCTAACCCCGCGAACCCGTCGCCATCTGCTCAAACTTCTGTTGGGCGCAATCGGCGGCAACGCGGATCAGGTCGGTGAGATTAGTGAGTCGATGGGCACCCAACTCGAGGATTTCCAGCACGGCACCTACCGTCGGCAACTCGACCAACTGGTCTCCAGCTATGTGGGGTTCCAGGGTGCCAAGCGAGGCTTCTCCGAAGGACGCCTGGTGCTGGAGTTGGCTCGGGTCGGTGCGGCCTGCGGTCTGCGTCCGCCGCCGGAACTGAGCGTTCTAGGGAAAACCCTGCTTAATCTGGAAGCCGTCACCAACGCGCTGGATCCGCAACTCGACGTTCGCAGCCTGGTCGAAGAACATTTGCAACAGGTGTTACGGCAACAGGCGCTGGACTCGATGTCGCCGGCGAACCTGGCCAGCGAATGGCTGGACATGCAGGAACTGGCGCGACACACGCCGCAGCACATGGCGGCGATTCTGCGCACCCTGGCCGAGAATCGTCTGCGCGTGCGCATCGAGGGACTGGAAGAGTCGCGCATGATGGAAAGCATGCAGAAAATTGCCAACCGTGTGGCCACCGGCATCATCATCGCCGCGCTGGTGGTGGGTGCCGCGCTGGTCAAAGGCAGTGACGATGGCGGCCGGTGGCTCGGCCTGCCCTACCTGTCGGTGATCTTTCTAGCGGTAGCGGCGGTGCTGGGAGTAAACCTCATGATCAGCGCGCTGCGGCGCGATCGCAAGGTGGAACGAGCAGCCGATCGCGAAACCGACTGA
- a CDS encoding PRC-barrel domain-containing protein — protein MTTAPRFLSSSTLSGDAIKNPQGDSLGDLKDIMIDTSTGKVAYAVLSFGGVLGMGDKLFAVPWESLAVDGENKCLILNVSKDRLKDAPGFDKDHWPNFADPSFADQLRGYYR, from the coding sequence ATGACTACTGCACCCCGCTTTCTTTCTTCGTCCACGCTGTCCGGCGATGCCATCAAGAACCCGCAGGGCGACTCGCTGGGCGATCTGAAGGACATCATGATCGACACCTCGACCGGCAAGGTGGCCTACGCCGTGTTGTCGTTCGGTGGCGTTCTTGGCATGGGCGACAAGCTGTTTGCCGTGCCGTGGGAATCACTGGCCGTTGATGGCGAAAACAAGTGCCTGATACTCAACGTCAGCAAGGATCGCCTGAAGGATGCCCCGGGCTTTGACAAGGACCATTGGCCGAACTTCGCCGATCCGAGCTTCGCCGACCAGCTGCGCGGCTACTACCGCTAA
- the acs gene encoding acetate--CoA ligase, with the protein MSKLYPVDPSFAAAARLRHDDYTRLYAESVSDQEGFWARIGQRLDWIKPPTKIKDVSFDPKDLHIRWYEDGELNVSANCLDRHLATRGDKVAIIFEGDDPRDSRRITYRELHGEVCKFANTLKHLGVVKGDRIAIYLPMIPEAAVAMLACARLGAIHSVVFGGFSPDSLAGRIADSQAKVVITADEGLRAGKHIPLKVNVDAALERPGTNSVETVIVVRHTGGAVNMQSPRDRYYHTLMEGQSTDCAPTPVEAEHPLFVLYTSGSTGKPKGVQHSTGGYLVFVSYTHEQVFDLREDDVYWCTADVGWVTGHSYVVYGPLCNGGTTVMFEGVPNYPDFSRFWNVIDKHKVTIFYTAPTAIRALMREGEEPVKKTSRASLRLLGSVGEPINPEAWEWYNRVVGENRCPIVDTWWQTETGGILISPLPGSIATKPGSATLPFFGIKPAIVNADGEVKDGVAEGNLLITDSWPGQVRTIYGDHQRFIETYFSAYPGNYFTGDGARRDEDGYYWITGRVDDVINVSGHRLGTAEVESALVSHPKVAEAAVVGCPHDIKGQGIYAYVTLVAGETGNDELRKELIAWVRKEIGPIATPDYLQWAPGLPKTRSGKIMRRILRKIGENLPDQLGDITTLADPSVVKSLVDDRLIK; encoded by the coding sequence ATGTCCAAGCTCTACCCGGTCGATCCTTCGTTTGCCGCCGCCGCACGCTTGCGCCACGACGACTACACCCGCCTGTATGCCGAGTCGGTCAGCGATCAGGAAGGTTTCTGGGCACGCATCGGCCAGCGCCTGGACTGGATCAAGCCACCGACGAAGATCAAGGACGTCTCGTTCGATCCGAAAGACCTGCACATCCGCTGGTACGAAGATGGCGAACTCAACGTCAGTGCGAATTGCCTCGACCGTCATCTGGCCACGCGCGGCGACAAGGTGGCGATCATTTTCGAAGGCGACGACCCCAGGGACTCGCGCCGGATCACTTACCGCGAGCTGCATGGCGAAGTATGCAAATTCGCCAATACGCTGAAGCACCTTGGCGTGGTCAAAGGCGATCGCATTGCGATTTACCTACCGATGATTCCCGAGGCCGCCGTGGCGATGCTGGCCTGTGCCCGGCTCGGCGCCATCCATTCGGTGGTGTTCGGCGGCTTCTCGCCGGATTCACTGGCCGGGCGCATTGCCGACTCGCAGGCCAAGGTGGTGATCACCGCCGATGAAGGTCTGCGCGCGGGCAAGCACATCCCGCTGAAGGTCAACGTGGACGCCGCGCTGGAGCGCCCGGGTACCAACAGCGTGGAGACGGTGATCGTGGTTCGCCATACCGGCGGTGCAGTGAACATGCAGTCGCCGCGTGATCGGTATTACCACACGCTGATGGAAGGCCAATCCACCGATTGTGCACCGACTCCCGTCGAAGCGGAGCACCCGCTGTTCGTGTTGTATACCTCCGGCTCCACCGGCAAGCCGAAGGGCGTGCAGCACAGCACCGGCGGTTACCTGGTCTTCGTCAGCTATACCCATGAGCAAGTGTTCGACCTGCGCGAGGACGATGTCTACTGGTGCACCGCCGACGTGGGCTGGGTCACCGGCCACAGCTACGTGGTGTACGGCCCGCTGTGCAATGGCGGAACCACGGTGATGTTCGAGGGTGTACCGAACTACCCGGACTTCAGCCGTTTCTGGAACGTGATCGACAAGCACAAGGTAACGATCTTCTACACCGCACCTACCGCCATCCGTGCGCTGATGCGCGAGGGCGAGGAGCCGGTGAAGAAGACCTCGCGTGCGTCGTTGCGCCTGCTCGGTTCGGTCGGCGAGCCGATCAATCCCGAAGCATGGGAGTGGTACAACCGCGTGGTCGGCGAGAACCGCTGCCCGATCGTCGACACCTGGTGGCAGACCGAAACCGGCGGCATCCTGATCTCGCCGCTGCCCGGCTCGATAGCGACCAAGCCTGGTTCCGCCACGCTGCCGTTCTTCGGCATCAAGCCCGCCATCGTCAACGCCGACGGTGAAGTAAAGGACGGCGTCGCCGAAGGCAACCTGTTGATCACCGACTCCTGGCCCGGTCAGGTACGCACCATCTACGGTGACCACCAGCGTTTCATCGAAACCTATTTCAGCGCCTATCCGGGCAACTACTTCACCGGCGACGGCGCGCGTCGCGACGAGGACGGCTACTACTGGATCACCGGTCGCGTCGACGACGTGATCAACGTCTCCGGCCATCGACTCGGCACGGCCGAAGTGGAAAGCGCGCTGGTCTCGCATCCGAAAGTGGCCGAGGCTGCGGTGGTCGGTTGCCCGCACGACATCAAGGGTCAGGGCATCTACGCCTATGTCACCCTGGTGGCGGGGGAGACCGGCAACGACGAGTTGCGCAAGGAACTGATCGCCTGGGTACGCAAGGAAATCGGACCGATCGCCACGCCCGACTACCTGCAGTGGGCACCCGGCCTGCCGAAGACCCGCTCGGGGAAAATCATGCGTCGCATCCTGCGCAAGATCGGCGAGAACCTGCCCGACCAGCTCGGCGACATCACCACGTTGGCTGATCCATCCGTGGTGAAGAGCCTGGTGGACGACCGGTTGATCAAATGA
- a CDS encoding GlsB/YeaQ/YmgE family stress response membrane protein, translated as MTATGLLIFLLIGAIAGWLAGLIVRGFGFGLLGNIVVGIIGAFLAGWLLPVLGVGFNLGSPIVTSIVYAMIGAVVLLVLIGLIRRA; from the coding sequence ATGACTGCTACCGGCCTGCTCATTTTTCTATTGATAGGCGCGATCGCCGGCTGGCTGGCCGGGCTGATCGTTCGCGGATTTGGTTTTGGCCTGCTCGGCAATATCGTTGTCGGCATCATCGGCGCGTTTCTCGCCGGCTGGCTGTTGCCGGTGCTCGGGGTCGGCTTCAACCTGGGTAGTCCGATCGTCACCAGCATCGTCTACGCGATGATTGGTGCCGTGGTGCTGCTGGTGCTGATCGGCTTGATCAGACGCGCCTGA
- a CDS encoding acetate uptake transporter — protein sequence MSNVETQPKFANPAPLGLAGFALTTWLLSMINAGWFSGDAMNMVLAVAMAYGGTVQMIAGVMELPRGNTFGSTAFLSYGAFWWSFALFVLFLHDKVPPAFVGWYLCLWGVFTFYMWLATWRSPRALQWVFLVLWITFFLLAAGEWTGMAALRVAGGYAGLLTAVLAFYLSAAEVINESRQRTVLPVGAPRGT from the coding sequence ATGAGCAACGTCGAAACACAGCCGAAATTTGCCAATCCGGCACCGCTGGGGCTGGCGGGGTTTGCCCTGACTACGTGGTTACTCAGCATGATCAACGCCGGCTGGTTCAGCGGTGACGCCATGAATATGGTGCTGGCCGTCGCCATGGCCTACGGCGGAACCGTGCAGATGATTGCCGGCGTGATGGAATTGCCGCGCGGCAACACGTTTGGCAGCACGGCTTTCCTGAGCTACGGCGCCTTCTGGTGGTCGTTTGCGTTGTTTGTACTGTTCCTGCACGACAAGGTACCGCCCGCCTTTGTTGGCTGGTATCTGTGCTTGTGGGGCGTGTTCACGTTCTACATGTGGCTGGCTACGTGGCGTTCCCCGCGCGCATTGCAGTGGGTATTCCTGGTGTTGTGGATCACCTTCTTCCTTTTGGCGGCGGGTGAATGGACCGGCATGGCGGCACTGCGTGTCGCCGGTGGCTACGCCGGCTTGCTCACCGCGGTGCTGGCGTTCTACCTGTCGGCTGCCGAAGTGATCAACGAATCACGGCAGCGCACGGTGCTGCCGGTGGGCGCGCCACGCGGTACGTAA
- a CDS encoding AMP-binding protein has translation MATAKPSYVHGVSTQPLLGDTIGSLLNRVTARYPEHQALVVRAQGVRLNYRQFHAEVERVAAGLLVLGLERGDRIGIWAPNRAEWVVLQFAAPKAGLILVNINPAYRAHELEYALNKVGCRALVLPRRFKTSQYLAMLTELAPEMAACSPGELQAARLPTLREVILLDAQAEPGTRNWSQLAALSDAAALARLHALETTLNFDDAVNIQFTSGTTGAPKGATLTHHNIVNNGWFIGEAMRLTDSDRLCIPVPFYHCFGMVLGNLACVTHGACMVIPGEGFDPLTTLECVAEEKCTGLHGVPTMFIAELEHPRFAEFDLSSLRTGIMAGSPCPSEVMRRVVHEMHMDQVTIAYGMTETSPVSFQTVPDDPLERRVDSVGRIQPHLEVKLVDEAGCVVPRGVPGELCTRGYSVMLGYWEDPVRTDEVIDEAGWMHTGDLAVIDEDGYCSIVGRLKDMIIRGGENVYPREIEEFLYSHPKIQDVQVFGVPDPKLGEQVCAWIQLREGSEASVAEIQNYCRHHLAYYKVPHYVRFVEAFPMTVTGKVQKYLMREAMAAEASA, from the coding sequence ATGGCGACCGCCAAGCCAAGCTACGTGCACGGTGTCAGTACGCAGCCCCTGCTGGGCGACACCATCGGCAGTTTGTTGAATCGGGTGACGGCGCGCTATCCCGAGCATCAGGCGCTGGTGGTACGCGCGCAGGGTGTGCGGCTGAACTACCGGCAATTTCACGCCGAAGTGGAACGGGTCGCCGCCGGCCTGCTGGTGCTGGGGCTGGAGCGCGGCGATCGCATCGGCATCTGGGCGCCGAATCGAGCCGAGTGGGTCGTGCTGCAGTTTGCCGCGCCCAAGGCCGGGCTGATCCTGGTCAACATCAACCCGGCTTATCGCGCGCACGAGCTGGAATACGCCTTGAACAAGGTTGGCTGCCGTGCGCTGGTGTTGCCGCGTCGCTTCAAGACCTCGCAGTACCTGGCGATGCTCACCGAGTTGGCACCGGAAATGGCCGCCTGTTCACCAGGCGAGTTGCAGGCAGCACGGTTGCCCACTTTGCGTGAAGTGATCCTGCTGGATGCGCAGGCCGAGCCCGGTACGCGCAACTGGAGTCAGCTGGCGGCACTGAGCGATGCGGCGGCGCTGGCTCGCCTGCACGCGCTGGAGACCACCCTGAATTTCGATGATGCCGTGAATATCCAGTTCACCTCCGGCACCACCGGTGCGCCCAAGGGCGCCACGCTGACCCACCACAACATCGTCAACAACGGCTGGTTCATCGGCGAGGCGATGCGCCTCACCGACTCCGATCGCCTCTGCATACCGGTGCCGTTCTACCACTGCTTCGGCATGGTGCTGGGCAACCTGGCCTGTGTCACGCATGGTGCCTGCATGGTGATACCGGGCGAGGGTTTCGATCCGTTGACTACGCTGGAATGCGTGGCCGAGGAAAAATGTACTGGCCTGCATGGCGTGCCGACCATGTTCATTGCCGAATTGGAACATCCGCGCTTCGCCGAGTTCGATCTGAGCTCGCTGCGCACCGGCATCATGGCCGGTTCGCCATGCCCCAGCGAGGTCATGCGTCGGGTCGTCCACGAGATGCACATGGACCAGGTCACCATTGCCTACGGCATGACCGAGACCAGCCCGGTGAGCTTCCAGACGGTGCCCGACGATCCGCTGGAGCGGCGTGTCGACAGCGTCGGCCGCATTCAGCCGCACCTCGAAGTGAAGCTGGTCGACGAAGCCGGCTGCGTGGTGCCGCGCGGCGTCCCCGGCGAGCTGTGCACGCGTGGCTATTCGGTGATGCTGGGTTATTGGGAAGACCCGGTGCGCACCGACGAGGTTATCGACGAAGCGGGCTGGATGCATACCGGCGACCTGGCCGTGATCGATGAGGATGGCTATTGCAGCATCGTCGGTCGGCTCAAAGACATGATCATTCGTGGCGGCGAGAACGTGTATCCCCGCGAAATCGAGGAATTCCTCTACAGCCATCCAAAAATCCAGGACGTGCAGGTGTTCGGCGTGCCCGACCCGAAACTCGGCGAGCAGGTGTGCGCATGGATACAACTGCGCGAAGGCAGCGAGGCGAGCGTGGCGGAGATCCAGAATTATTGCCGCCACCATCTGGCCTATTACAAGGTGCCGCACTACGTACGCTTTGTTGAGGCATTCCCGATGACGGTGACTGGCAAGGTGCAGAAATATCTGATGCGCGAGGCCATGGCGGCAGAAGCCAGCGCCTGA
- a CDS encoding response regulator transcription factor, giving the protein MPDILIADDHPLFRDALTRAVLTAVPQARVHGADSVHALLALIEQFPEAELLLLDLHMPGARGYSALVHIRGHYPGLPIMVVSGHEEAQVARRALAHGASAYVPKSTAGEDIVAAIHSVLDGDVWLPQTLLGGSDALKPDEAAAAARIATLTQQQFRVMTMIAEGLLNKQIAWELSVSEATIKAHMTAIMRKLGVNNRTQVALAASQLAVDQEAIPVLPSTEN; this is encoded by the coding sequence ATGCCCGACATCCTGATCGCCGATGACCACCCACTGTTCCGCGACGCGCTGACACGCGCCGTGCTGACAGCGGTGCCGCAGGCACGCGTGCACGGTGCGGACAGCGTGCATGCACTGCTCGCCTTGATCGAACAATTCCCCGAGGCCGAACTGCTGCTGCTCGATCTGCACATGCCCGGCGCCCGGGGCTATTCGGCGCTGGTCCATATTCGCGGACACTATCCGGGCCTGCCGATCATGGTGGTGTCCGGCCATGAGGAAGCCCAGGTGGCTCGGCGGGCACTGGCACATGGCGCTTCAGCGTATGTGCCCAAATCCACCGCAGGCGAGGACATCGTGGCGGCGATCCACAGCGTGCTCGACGGTGATGTCTGGCTGCCGCAAACGCTACTCGGCGGCTCCGATGCGCTGAAGCCGGACGAAGCCGCCGCTGCCGCCCGGATCGCCACGCTCACCCAACAACAATTTCGCGTGATGACGATGATCGCCGAGGGCCTGCTGAACAAGCAGATCGCGTGGGAACTGAGCGTTTCCGAGGCGACCATCAAGGCACACATGACTGCGATCATGCGCAAGCTCGGAGTCAACAACCGCACCCAGGTCGCGCTTGCGGCCAGCCAGCTGGCCGTGGATCAGGAAGCCATACCAGTGCTGCCGTCGACCGAGAACTGA